A DNA window from Maribellus comscasis contains the following coding sequences:
- a CDS encoding LytR/AlgR family response regulator transcription factor, with translation MKKFWTMLIWEKKIPEFLIFRKNIVNRILFTAAFALVFINIYAPFGVNTWYNVTKLELFLYSSGLILTGILVMVISRILMFQINKKHKLNYLQYGSWELTEIVIMAFVYTLLKVFFLHEKSDIVDDFVVSLQITALVVILPYIILTLYFSWQDKSKKLESLEQLKEDTNVKASKLLPFYDEKEVMRFSMLPSDILYLEAADNYVTIYFLNKQKISHYLLRNSLKNLGEYLSEYSFIRCHRSFIVNFEKVKLIRKEKDGLKLEIDAPTELIIPVSKTYSQEVLNEFVKTGS, from the coding sequence TTGAAAAAATTCTGGACTATGCTTATCTGGGAAAAAAAGATACCTGAATTTCTGATTTTTAGAAAAAACATTGTCAACCGAATTCTTTTTACGGCTGCTTTTGCTTTGGTATTCATAAATATTTATGCGCCGTTTGGAGTAAATACCTGGTACAATGTTACCAAATTGGAACTGTTTTTATATTCCAGTGGCTTAATCTTAACCGGAATTTTAGTTATGGTAATCAGCCGTATATTAATGTTTCAGATAAACAAAAAGCATAAATTAAATTATTTGCAGTACGGAAGCTGGGAACTGACTGAAATCGTTATAATGGCATTTGTTTATACATTGCTTAAAGTATTTTTTCTTCATGAAAAGAGTGATATTGTCGATGATTTTGTCGTTTCGCTTCAAATAACTGCCCTGGTTGTTATTTTGCCATATATAATACTCACCTTATATTTTTCCTGGCAGGACAAATCAAAAAAGTTGGAGAGCCTGGAGCAATTGAAAGAGGATACCAATGTAAAAGCAAGCAAGCTTCTTCCTTTCTACGACGAAAAGGAGGTTATGCGGTTTTCCATGTTGCCTTCAGATATTCTTTATCTTGAGGCCGCTGATAATTATGTAACCATCTATTTTTTGAATAAACAGAAAATATCACATTATCTTCTTCGTAACAGTTTAAAAAATCTTGGAGAATATCTTTCTGAATATTCATTTATTCGGTGTCACCGTTCGTTTATTGTAAATTTTGAAAAAGTAAAACTTATTCGCAAAGAAAAAGACGGATTAAAGCTTGAAATCGACGCGCCGACGGAATTAATTATTCCGGTTTCAAAGACATATTCACAGGAGGTTTTAAATGAGTTTGTAAAAACAGGAAGTTAA
- a CDS encoding serpin family protein: protein MKLKFIFSLILASFFVFGCDLANSNDEIDEIKLTEKTAQLLEAENSFGFELFQNIYAFETQSDNIMVSPLSVSLALAMTYNGANGETKTAMEKTLKVYGLTSEAINTSYQTLVDGLKSLDKKVLLEIANAIYYREGFDVEQDFISTNKEYYNAEVDALDFSSPNALETINGWVAEKTHDKIDKILDEISPEQVMFLINAIYFKGMWASEFDKDKTTEDPFYPDSGSTIQTDFMNQTQTVEMASNDLFSAIQLPYGKGKYNMFVFLPETDKTLQDIVDKLDKDNWETWMQSFAETEDVIISLPKFKYKYEIKLNDVLSEMGMGVAFTDAADFTGINKNGQLKIDFVKHKTFIEVNEEGTEAAAVTVVGVETTSVPLFVEFNANRPFFYAITEKDTGAILFMGTVKNPVYE from the coding sequence ATGAAACTTAAATTCATTTTCTCACTTATACTGGCTTCTTTTTTTGTCTTTGGCTGCGATTTGGCAAATTCAAACGACGAAATTGATGAAATAAAACTCACCGAAAAAACGGCTCAATTACTGGAAGCCGAGAATAGTTTTGGTTTTGAACTCTTCCAGAATATCTATGCCTTTGAAACCCAATCCGACAACATTATGGTGTCGCCATTAAGTGTAAGCCTGGCATTGGCAATGACATACAACGGAGCCAACGGAGAAACAAAAACGGCGATGGAGAAAACGTTAAAAGTATATGGTTTAACATCTGAAGCGATCAACACATCGTACCAAACATTGGTTGACGGTTTAAAATCGCTGGATAAAAAAGTACTTCTCGAAATTGCAAATGCAATATATTACCGCGAAGGGTTTGATGTAGAGCAGGATTTTATTTCGACGAACAAAGAATATTACAACGCTGAAGTAGATGCACTGGACTTTAGCTCGCCCAATGCTTTGGAAACCATCAACGGATGGGTTGCCGAAAAAACGCATGATAAAATTGACAAAATTTTGGATGAAATTTCACCTGAACAAGTGATGTTTCTTATTAATGCCATTTATTTTAAAGGAATGTGGGCATCGGAATTTGACAAAGATAAAACAACAGAAGATCCTTTTTATCCGGATAGCGGCTCCACTATACAAACTGATTTTATGAATCAAACCCAAACCGTTGAAATGGCATCCAACGATTTGTTTAGCGCCATTCAGCTACCCTACGGAAAAGGGAAATACAACATGTTTGTTTTTCTTCCCGAAACGGATAAAACACTTCAGGATATTGTAGACAAACTGGATAAAGACAATTGGGAAACATGGATGCAAAGTTTTGCAGAGACAGAAGACGTCATCATAAGTCTTCCAAAATTCAAATACAAATATGAAATCAAGTTAAACGATGTTTTGTCGGAAATGGGAATGGGAGTTGCATTTACCGACGCCGCTGATTTTACAGGAATAAACAAAAACGGGCAGCTAAAAATCGACTTTGTAAAACACAAGACTTTTATCGAGGTAAACGAGGAAGGAACTGAGGCTGCTGCCGTCACCGTTGTTGGAGTTGAGACAACCTCTGTACCGCTGTTTGTGGAATTTAATGCCAACCGTCCGTTTTTTTACGCCATTACTGAAAAGGATACCGGAGCAATTCTTTTTATGGGAACTGTAAAAAACCCTGTATATGAATAA
- a CDS encoding peptide deformylase, producing the protein MAVKDILLLGDPKLYEKSVPVEKSELKELLPQFNLMFETVLDFREKYGAGRAISAPQIGLLKRIVCINIDKPIAIINPELKIPGNEMIELWDDCMSFPNLFVKVKRHKKLTLSFYDLNWEKQTWQLEDDMAELIQHEFDHLDGILAVQRAVDNKSFRWKPSD; encoded by the coding sequence ATGGCTGTAAAGGATATATTATTACTGGGAGATCCAAAACTTTACGAAAAATCAGTCCCCGTTGAAAAATCAGAACTTAAAGAATTACTACCGCAATTTAATCTGATGTTTGAAACTGTACTTGATTTTCGAGAAAAATACGGTGCAGGACGCGCCATTTCCGCACCTCAAATTGGTCTTTTAAAACGAATTGTATGCATAAATATTGATAAACCGATTGCAATCATAAACCCCGAACTTAAAATCCCGGGCAACGAGATGATTGAGTTATGGGATGATTGTATGAGCTTCCCCAATCTGTTCGTAAAAGTAAAGCGGCACAAAAAACTCACACTTTCATTCTACGACCTGAACTGGGAAAAACAAACCTGGCAGCTGGAAGACGACATGGCGGAACTCATACAGCATGAATTTGATCATCTGGATGGCATTCTTGCTGTGCAACGGGCTGTTGACAACAAATCCTTCCGATGGAAACCCTCAGATTAA
- a CDS encoding outer membrane beta-barrel protein, which yields MNMEEQNMDKAIREKLERFSQQPPLHVWDNIQGQLQAQKRKHRIVFFSRIAAAAVVLLAFLAGWYFNEKSGQITPVVTQNEIQNINKNIENENAKSNSESEKIDPNAFNENNIAGTESKPQIKHNEKEKDTGLESIVQEEETTYFIADAKIHQKLSGEESAESETKEVAHLNLLDKIETQFKTSEDRDLKLKEKSIPVNEMSGTDEVLIAENIRNLNESGREESKWKLGLQVSPGYSSQNSNYSEDYSNSMTYSGQNGNANVTGGISVQMKAGKKWSLESGVYYSQNGQRSTNSEAFNSNSLMYAADYAPLGGERKSYFNTVVNLSNGQIEMNSTAGTIQFSSAPAGTEVGSELDGDAYSPGPANSNTLLTEGEFSQVFDFIEIPLYLRYSLVNAKFGIELMGGVNAGIVAGNNVYMENQYGNQNIGKTKDISSVNISGTVGVGLNYALSKNISLAVEPRFSYYLNSINQNSDVSFRPYRIGVYTGLYYEF from the coding sequence ATGAATATGGAGGAACAAAATATGGATAAGGCCATTCGCGAGAAACTGGAAAGGTTTTCGCAGCAACCGCCGTTGCATGTCTGGGACAATATCCAGGGGCAATTGCAGGCGCAAAAGCGAAAACACAGGATTGTGTTTTTTAGTCGAATTGCAGCAGCAGCAGTAGTGCTACTGGCGTTTTTGGCAGGATGGTATTTTAATGAGAAGTCGGGGCAGATTACTCCTGTCGTAACACAAAATGAAATACAAAATATAAATAAGAATATTGAAAACGAAAATGCCAAATCAAACAGTGAGAGTGAGAAAATAGACCCTAATGCGTTTAATGAGAATAACATAGCTGGAACAGAAAGTAAACCTCAGATAAAGCATAATGAAAAAGAAAAGGATACCGGGCTTGAATCGATTGTTCAGGAAGAAGAAACTACATATTTTATAGCCGATGCCAAAATTCATCAAAAACTGTCGGGAGAAGAATCAGCTGAATCAGAAACAAAGGAAGTTGCTCATCTTAATTTGCTGGATAAAATCGAAACACAGTTTAAAACGAGTGAAGACAGAGATTTAAAGCTAAAAGAAAAATCAATTCCGGTAAATGAAATGAGCGGAACTGATGAAGTTCTGATTGCTGAAAATATCAGAAATCTGAATGAATCCGGCAGAGAGGAATCGAAATGGAAGCTGGGGCTTCAGGTGTCGCCGGGCTACTCTTCTCAAAATTCGAACTATAGTGAAGATTACTCTAATTCAATGACTTACTCCGGTCAGAACGGAAATGCAAATGTCACGGGTGGTATTTCGGTACAGATGAAAGCCGGGAAGAAATGGAGCCTTGAAAGCGGTGTGTATTATTCGCAAAACGGGCAGCGATCAACAAATTCAGAGGCGTTTAATTCCAATTCGTTGATGTACGCAGCAGATTACGCACCACTGGGCGGAGAGAGAAAATCATATTTTAACACAGTAGTAAATTTATCCAATGGTCAGATTGAAATGAATAGTACTGCGGGAACAATTCAGTTCTCTTCTGCTCCGGCGGGTACGGAGGTTGGTTCTGAACTCGACGGAGATGCATATAGTCCAGGTCCTGCAAATTCAAATACACTGTTGACTGAAGGAGAATTTTCACAGGTTTTTGATTTTATTGAAATACCTTTGTATTTGCGTTATTCACTGGTCAACGCAAAATTTGGTATTGAACTGATGGGAGGTGTAAATGCCGGAATTGTTGCCGGAAACAACGTTTATATGGAAAATCAGTACGGCAACCAGAACATTGGCAAAACCAAAGATATTTCATCTGTAAACATATCAGGAACTGTGGGAGTGGGCTTGAATTATGCGTTAAGCAAAAATATCTCTTTGGCTGTGGAACCTCGTTTTAGCTACTATTTGAATTCTATTAATCAAAACTCTGATGTGAGTTTTCGTCCTTACCGTATTGGTGTTTATACCGGTCTGTATTATGAGTTTTAA
- a CDS encoding DUF6051 family protein, with translation MNYTHLHQQLATLFSLNKRCIKVPHSDVCIRNLEFHSSFQTSLLKNGIFQNQFGIEDSKIEENWHFKYPVFTPSDKKNNRAIILLHGLNERDWSKYLSWATYLAEQTARTIILFPLAFHMNRGKREWSDPRAMNMLVNSRKNMHQNIIQASFANAALSDRLSEDPMRFYRGGLQSAHDLIQLLNQIKNGDYPLLEENTQINFFGYSIGAFLTQIMFMANPGNLLKKSKAVLFCGGTTFDNMSGTSKLIMDNLAYRDLNDFYLRNFERKSVTETKKNLSTPLHSVVKSFKAMIPIPSFSKLKEKGLSRLSKKITAIGLLKDQVIPAKHINNTLKSGHKKFHFQLHTFDFPYQYSHENPFPVYNSEKSALVDKSFEMVFANAAGLLK, from the coding sequence ATGAATTACACACACTTACACCAGCAACTCGCAACACTTTTCTCCCTTAACAAGCGATGTATTAAAGTTCCTCATTCTGATGTTTGTATCCGAAATCTTGAATTTCATTCATCCTTCCAAACGTCATTGTTAAAAAATGGTATTTTCCAAAATCAATTTGGTATTGAAGATTCCAAGATTGAAGAAAACTGGCATTTTAAATACCCTGTATTCACTCCTTCCGACAAAAAAAATAACCGGGCTATTATCTTATTACATGGATTAAATGAACGCGACTGGAGCAAGTACCTGTCCTGGGCAACTTATTTGGCAGAACAAACCGCCCGGACCATCATTCTTTTCCCCCTGGCATTTCATATGAACCGCGGGAAAAGAGAATGGAGCGACCCGCGGGCAATGAATATGCTGGTTAACTCAAGAAAAAATATGCATCAAAATATTATCCAGGCTTCTTTTGCGAATGCTGCTTTAAGCGATCGCTTATCCGAAGATCCTATGCGCTTTTACCGTGGTGGACTACAAAGCGCCCATGATTTGATTCAGCTTCTAAATCAAATCAAAAACGGCGATTATCCCTTGCTTGAAGAAAATACGCAAATCAATTTCTTCGGGTATTCAATTGGCGCATTCCTCACCCAAATAATGTTTATGGCTAATCCTGGAAATCTTTTAAAAAAATCGAAAGCTGTTTTGTTTTGCGGCGGAACTACTTTTGACAATATGAGCGGAACTTCGAAACTTATAATGGACAATCTTGCTTATCGGGATTTAAATGATTTCTACCTCCGCAACTTTGAACGAAAATCTGTTACTGAAACAAAAAAGAATCTATCAACTCCCTTACATTCAGTCGTAAAATCGTTCAAAGCTATGATTCCGATTCCTTCATTTTCAAAGTTAAAAGAAAAGGGCCTTTCAAGATTATCAAAAAAGATAACTGCTATCGGATTATTAAAGGATCAGGTAATCCCGGCAAAACACATCAATAACACATTAAAAAGTGGTCATAAAAAATTTCACTTTCAACTTCATACATTTGATTTTCCGTACCAGTATTCACACGAAAATCCGTTTCCGGTTTACAACTCTGAAAAGTCGGCATTGGTAGACAAAAGTTTTGAAATGGTTTTTGCGAATGCTGCAGGGTTATTAAAATAA
- the lpdA gene encoding dihydrolipoyl dehydrogenase has product MNYDVIVVGSGPGGYVAAIRASQLGLKVAVVEKENIGGICLNWGCIPTKSLLKSAQAFEYAKHAADYGISIEGDVKPDLAAMVKRSRGVADGMSKGVQFLFKKNKIEQLLGFGKLTAKNTVEVTDDSGKKKAYTAKHIILATGARSRELPNLTQDGEKIIGYRKALVLDKQPESMVVVGSGAIGSEFAYFYQSIGTQVTLVEFMPTLVPNEDEEVAKQLERSFKKMKMKVLTSSSVEKVDTSGKKCKVTVKTKKGEELIEADVVLSAVGITPNTEGIGLEELGVETDKGRVKVDDFYRTNIEGVYAIGDILAGPALAHVASAEGIVCVEKIAGLNPEPVDYGNIPGCTYTSPEVSSVGMTEAKAKDAGYEIKVGKFPYSASGKASAAGQKDGFVKLIFDAKYGELLGAHMIGGNVTEMVAEMVVAKKLEITGHELIKSIHPHPTMSEAIMEAAAAAYDEVIHL; this is encoded by the coding sequence ATGAATTACGATGTAATTGTTGTTGGAAGTGGTCCTGGTGGATATGTTGCTGCCATTCGAGCATCGCAGCTTGGATTAAAAGTTGCCGTTGTTGAAAAAGAAAATATCGGTGGTATTTGTTTGAACTGGGGATGTATTCCAACCAAATCATTACTTAAAAGTGCACAAGCCTTTGAATATGCCAAACACGCTGCTGATTACGGAATTTCAATAGAAGGCGATGTAAAACCCGACCTCGCTGCGATGGTAAAACGTAGCCGTGGTGTTGCCGATGGAATGAGCAAAGGTGTTCAGTTTCTTTTCAAAAAAAATAAAATTGAACAGCTGCTGGGTTTTGGCAAATTAACGGCAAAAAATACAGTTGAAGTTACCGATGATTCGGGCAAGAAAAAGGCATACACAGCAAAACATATTATTTTGGCCACAGGAGCCCGCTCGCGTGAATTACCAAATTTAACGCAGGACGGAGAGAAAATTATTGGTTACCGCAAAGCGTTGGTTTTGGATAAACAACCTGAAAGTATGGTTGTGGTTGGCTCCGGAGCTATTGGTAGTGAGTTCGCTTACTTTTATCAATCAATCGGAACCCAGGTGACTCTTGTTGAGTTTATGCCAACCTTGGTTCCAAACGAAGACGAAGAAGTTGCTAAACAACTGGAGCGATCATTCAAAAAAATGAAAATGAAGGTGCTGACTTCTTCTTCGGTTGAAAAAGTAGATACTTCAGGTAAGAAATGCAAGGTTACTGTTAAAACAAAAAAGGGAGAAGAACTTATTGAAGCCGATGTTGTTCTTTCCGCTGTGGGCATTACTCCAAATACAGAAGGAATTGGTTTGGAAGAATTAGGCGTTGAAACCGATAAAGGACGTGTAAAAGTTGATGATTTTTATCGCACCAATATTGAAGGAGTTTATGCCATTGGTGATATTCTGGCAGGCCCTGCTTTAGCGCATGTTGCATCGGCAGAAGGAATCGTTTGCGTAGAAAAAATTGCCGGTCTGAATCCGGAACCGGTTGATTACGGTAATATTCCTGGATGTACATATACAAGCCCTGAGGTATCATCAGTAGGAATGACTGAGGCCAAAGCAAAAGATGCAGGTTACGAAATTAAAGTAGGAAAATTTCCTTATTCGGCGAGTGGAAAAGCAAGCGCTGCGGGCCAGAAAGATGGCTTTGTGAAATTAATATTTGATGCCAAATATGGTGAACTATTGGGAGCGCACATGATTGGAGGAAATGTTACCGAAATGGTTGCAGAAATGGTAGTAGCCAAAAAACTGGAAATTACCGGTCATGAATTGATTAAGTCAATCCATCCGCATCCGACAATGAGTGAAGCGATCATGGAAGCAGCAGCTGCTGCTTATGATGAGGTGATACATTTATAG
- a CDS encoding RNA polymerase sigma factor, translating into MEDLKNIVEACASGDVRAQEKLYKMFAPKMYGVCLRYAKDATEAEDNLQDGFFKVFTNIKGFRHEGSLEGWIRRIMVNVSLEKYRKQNMLHPVEDVSIYDSQHISEDILDKISAKELIELIHQLPPRYRMVFNLFVMEGLSHQQISEEMQITVGTSKSNLARARDILKRKVTELYKVVGTNENYSA; encoded by the coding sequence TTGGAAGACCTTAAAAATATAGTTGAAGCTTGTGCTTCCGGCGATGTGCGTGCACAGGAGAAGTTGTACAAAATGTTTGCTCCGAAAATGTACGGCGTCTGTCTTCGCTATGCGAAAGATGCTACAGAAGCTGAGGATAATTTACAGGATGGATTTTTTAAGGTTTTTACAAATATTAAAGGATTCAGACATGAAGGTTCTTTGGAAGGCTGGATACGAAGGATAATGGTGAATGTGTCACTTGAAAAATACAGGAAACAAAACATGTTGCATCCGGTAGAAGATGTTTCTATTTATGATAGTCAGCATATTTCTGAAGATATTTTAGATAAGATTTCAGCAAAGGAATTGATAGAACTTATTCACCAGCTTCCGCCACGATACAGGATGGTGTTTAACCTCTTTGTAATGGAAGGTCTGAGTCATCAGCAGATAAGTGAAGAAATGCAAATTACCGTTGGAACCTCGAAGTCGAACCTCGCACGCGCACGGGATATTTTGAAACGTAAAGTAACTGAACTTTACAAAGTTGTAGGAACAAATGAAAATTATTCTGCATGA